The DNA window CAGAGCGCCTGTGGtccagacgcagcagcagcagcagcagcagcagcagctcggGGGTCCATCCGTaacaaacagtccaaaaccaaCAGGTccttttgcatgtgtgtgtgcttgtgtgtgcgaGTACGTTTGCCTGTGCGCAAAACTGTGCGTCCGTGCGCAGcgggggagagggggagagagagagaggaggagaggaggagaggggggtaGAGGAGAGGATATCAAACGGAATCCCTGATCACTCCTTGCCCCCGTTAACCAAAGACAGCTCTTTGAGAATTCCACTGGCGTCCACTCGCCTCCTCTCCCGGATCATGTCCTCCAGGCTGCGAAAGACCAGAGTGTGCACCCCGCTGCCGGACAGATGCACTTTGAGGAAATACTGCTGCTCCGCCGAGTGCGCCTCTCCCCCAGCTTTGAACTCCCGTTTCCCAAAGCGGCACCAAGCTGCGAAACTTTCCGAGTTGGTCCAGCATATCTCCTCGCTGCTCAGGCCCAGGTGTCCCGCTGCGTTCTGCATCACTAGGTCAGGAGGAAGCGGTCGGTACCGGTACCGATTGTTCACTATCCTCCCGTGGCGGCCGCTGCTGATCTCAAGCAGGCTGTCCTTGCGGATCTCGCCCTTGTGCAGATGAATCACCTGGTCGTCCTGCTCGTAGATGGCCCAGTGGGGGGCTTGCGCCGTGGCCACCAGCTCCAGCAGGTCCCCCGGTTTGCACATAGTCAGCAAAGTTTTGGCCGAGTACACATTCAAGTCCTCGTTCTCCCGCAGCTTGGAGAAGATGCATTCCTGGGAGCAGAAGGCGGAGTACTCCACCTCGCTGACCGAGAAGGGTCCCTCCTCGGCCGGGCTGTGGTCCTTGGTGAAGCCGCAGTCGGACGGAGTGCGGTcgtccacctcctcctcttcgtcaGAGAAGAAGTAGGCGACGCCGACCCGAAGCTCGTCCTTCTCCAGCCCGGACGGATCCCCCGTGGGCAGCTCGCTGTAGTTGAGGTGGGTGATCCGATCCAGTTGATTTCCCATCAATGACCTGGCAAGGCAGAGGCATGGACTGCGGTGTctgagaggggagagggagatggagacaGTGATACACACAGAGGGGTGTCAATAGCGTAAGAATATCACAGAACAAGGCGCATTATGCACAAACTCCTGCCTGCATTTGCTCAATAGATGAGTAAAGGCTAAGAAAACACACTTCTCAGCAGTCACCTGTGCAGGGGGGCAAGGGCTCTCTCGTGTTATCGAGCCGACAGAGTACACTAAGACAATCAATGATCCACTGCCCCTTGCTCCCTTCACACCCATTAGTCAATCATTAATTCCAGAGGAATGTAAAAGAGCCTGCAGTTCCCATGCAGaaggaaaaaaggagggaaGAATAGTGTGAAGCTTGCAGCTGCTAAAGAGTGAGGAAATGGTGAATAAAGGCAAATCCTGTGCTTTTACGCACGGCGCAACATGAGGAGGAAAAAGACGCTACCTGTGCGCTCCCCGGGCAAATGGTTAAATATCCTTATGGTCCATGAGTACAGAGGGCGGCACGGTCCCCtgctctccttccctctcttcttctgcttccCCTCTTTCTTCTTACACTTGTCTCACACTCTTCGCACCGCGCACCGGGCGCTCCGGCTATCCGTGCGTGCGTGCTAGTACTTCACTTCTTTCAGCACCAGCTCCGTTTAAGTACCAAGGAGAGCTCCGCCTCGGCCGGCGCGCTCCGCCTCCAGCGCGTCTCACTGGAGCGCAGTCACGGGTCCATTATGTGGAAGCCAATGGGAAAAGGGAAAGAGCACGCCAGTCACCTGGGGGAGCCAATCCGGTGCGCGCAGGGCGGCTGGCGGCGATAGGCGGCTGTTACCGTGGCATGGTTTTTGTTGTCAGAGAGCTGTGGAATTCTCTACATGATCAGCGGAGTCCGCGCAGGCAAGTTTTCAAGGCAACAGCCAGCAGTGATAACAGCCTGCATATCTCAAGACGGGCATATGAGAGGAGgctccagtttttttttattgcgcTCTGATGTGCTATAAACATTTCCCGCTATCTCCAAAATGCTCCAAAAGTGCGCCCTTATCGCATGCGCACTGTTGCTGTAGGACATGACAAATGTGTTCCCACCTTCCCTGAATACCAGAGCAGACTCTGTCCTCCAGTCCCCCATGTGTGACTTGTAAATTATTTCCACATGCTTCACCAGCTTCACTACTGCATCACTCGCTCCCTCATAtctgtcagtgagtgtgtgtgtgtgtgtgtgtgtgtgtgtgtgtgtgtggtggaggCTACAGAGGGAGGGGCTGGaggcaggtgtgtgtttgtgtgcaaggTGGGAACAAGACAAAGGAGTCTACAGGGAGATTAATACACACTCATAATATTTTACTTTGCACTGGAACATGTGACTGAAATGCATATTCAGTTTATACATAATATAGTTGCATATGATCAAGCTGAGCACACCGATGTGTCCTCTCTCCTTTCATCACTGCCCACAGCAGATAGCCATCTCACGTTTTATGTCAAACCCCTCTCCATGGAGTGAGTGTTCTATCTTGTCGACCTCCTCATCGGAAatctgttcttcttctctcttttcttttttttatttctggcaGCTTCCGGAGAGCTCCTCAGAGaatctctctttttcctctcccagATGGTTGGAGATAGCAGCACTCCAGTTGCTGACATAGAACGCTCCCTGTTCTTTGTTTCCACTGGTGACAGGCAGAGCGGATGGTGGCTTTTACAGTGGGTGAGATACGATTGTGTGGATTTACACactctcctacacacacacacacaaagtacaaacacaaacagtcgTCCATGTAGTCGTGTGTGTGTCCCTCATGTATTGATACCTCCTGGTAAGAGCAAGAGTGTGTGTCTGATTGATCACCTTTTAGTTTATGTGCTGCAGGTGCAGGGCCGGATCATGAGACAGTGATCCCCGGGCACAGACTTCTTTGTTGTAGTTACTTTGtatctctctgtagttgttttgtgtctttttggggtCTTTTGAGGTTTGTGAggtgtcttttttgttgtctctcttgtcattttatttctctatttggttgttttccctgtttttgtagttatttcaTCTATCTTCGGGGtaatattgtttttcttttctgtaattatttatttatttagttattttgtgtctgttattTTAAGTCTCTGTGGGGTTCTTTGTAgctatttttgtgtttctgtaactatgttgtgtctttgtagttgttttgtgtttctttgtcgttgttttgtgtctctttgtagctatttttgtgtctctgtaacTATGTTGTGTCTTTGGCGTTGttgtatgtctctttgtagttgttttgtatttctttggcgttgttgtatgtctctttgtagttgttttgtgtctctttgtcattgttgtatgtctctgtagttgttttgtatctctttgtagttgttttgtgtttctttgtcattgttgtgtgtctctttgtagttgctttatgtctctttgtagttgttttgtgtctctttgtcattgttgtgtgtctctttgtagttgtattgtgtctctttgtagttgttttgtgtctcgttgtagatattctgtgtctctttgtagttgttttgtgtctctttgtagttattcttggtctctttgtagttgttttgtgtctctttgtagttattctctgtctctttgtagttgttttgtgtctctttgtggttgttttgtgtctctttgtagttattctgtgtctctttgtggttgttttgtgtctctttgtggttgttttgtgtctctttgtggttattctgtgtctctttgtagttgttttgtgtctctttgtggttgttttgtgtctctttgtagttattctGTGTgcctttgtggtagttttgtgtctctttgtggttgttttgtgtctctttgtggttgttttgtgtctctttgtagttattctgtgtctc is part of the Epinephelus fuscoguttatus linkage group LG11, E.fuscoguttatus.final_Chr_v1 genome and encodes:
- the lratd1 gene encoding protein LRATD1 translates to MGNQLDRITHLNYSELPTGDPSGLEKDELRVGVAYFFSDEEEEVDDRTPSDCGFTKDHSPAEEGPFSVSEVEYSAFCSQECIFSKLRENEDLNVYSAKTLLTMCKPGDLLELVATAQAPHWAIYEQDDQVIHLHKGEIRKDSLLEISSGRHGRIVNNRYRYRPLPPDLVMQNAAGHLGLSSEEICWTNSESFAAWCRFGKREFKAGGEAHSAEQQYFLKVHLSGSGVHTLVFRSLEDMIRERRRVDASGILKELSLVNGGKE